One Amaranthus tricolor cultivar Red isolate AtriRed21 chromosome 1, ASM2621246v1, whole genome shotgun sequence DNA window includes the following coding sequences:
- the LOC130807039 gene encoding uncharacterized protein LOC130807039: protein MEARMEAVEAFVQMIMQRGFPQGQPHHPNNDQEDKMLRIDMKEFDGQSSNPEDYIEWEASMERYFEYRGTTPEGQYKVAKMKLTKLAAMWLEGIQRQRAREHRERIDTWDKLKKHLNRKYVPINFKHQMYIKWSTLSQKGRTVTEYMEKLVVMCDIEDAEDLKLTKFLSGLREDIRDQLMTMPTLDLQTAFNLAPIYEQNFNKRRVTGNNYNRSPKAYPPKQSRPISPKAQRKTEQNLNAPDRIPIPLNKVVCFKCHGHGHYKKDCPNIRVFTAQEWREIKEDTQPKMILVVRNGRVEEDWPPVAEHEPDGSYRVDEFGKTVRYEHSTDEEEIEEGLEKVLPEEGYYNLIIRRSLHTTYAEEENNQRENIFQTKCKVKDQVCDMIIDGGSESNCVSLALVTDLNLKTRPHAHPYKLKWLDNNATGTVSKQCLIGFTIGSYKDQVLCDVLDMNACHVLLGRPWQYDKRSMHNGFTNTYIIKHEGKLKELVPLPPHRTVPPPVREPVHLISRKVCEREIKNKNEVYVLVTKEVEQAAEIPQAVKPLLQQFKDVFPDELPEGLPPVRGIEHQIDLIPGAPLPNKPAYRANPTETKELQRQVEELLHKGYVRESLSPCAVPTLLVPKKDGTWRMCIDSRSVNNITIKYRFPIPRIDDMLDELSGAHWFSKVDLRRAPSTFMRLMNEVLRPFLGKFIVVYLDDILIYSRGLKEHLSHLQQLFETLRKQKLYGKLEKCSFLMKEVGFLGFIIGKDGVKVDPSKVEAVKNWPVPTSVTQVRSFHGLASFYRRFIRNFSTIMAP from the exons ATGGAAGCAAGAATGGAGGCTGTAGAGGCATTCGTACAAATGATAATGCAAAGAGGATTTCCACAGGGACAACCCCATCACCCTAATAATGATCAGGAGGATAAAATGTTGAGGATAGACATGAAGGAATTTGATGGACAGTCCAGCAATCCTGAGGATTATATAGAATGGGAAGCAAGTATGGAAAGATACTTTGAATATAGAGGAACTACACCTGAAGGACAGtacaaagtggcaaaaatgaaaCTCACTAAACTTGCTGCTATGTGGTTGGAAGGAATACAAAGGCAGAGGGCAAGGGAACATAGGGAAAGAATTGATACTTGGGATAAATTGAAAAAGCACTTGAACAGGAAGTATGTTCCCATCAATTTCAAGCATCAAATGTACATTAAGTGGAGCACTCTTAGTCAAAAGGGCAGAACTGTGACTGAATACATGGAAAAGTTGGTGGTGATGTGTGATATAGAGGATGCAGAGGACTTGAAACTGACTAAGTTTTTATCTGGGTTGAGAGAAGACATTAGGGATCAACTCATGACCATGCCTACACTAGACCTACAAACAGCTTTTAACCTAGCCCCAATCTATGAGCAAAACTTCAATAAGAGAAGGGTGACAGGGAACAACTACAACAGATCCCCTAAGGCATACCCACCCAAACAATCTAGACCTATATCACCCAAGGCCCAGAGAAAAACAGAGCAAAACCTCAATGCCCCTGACAGAATACCTATACCCTTGAACAAGGTGGTTTGCTTTAAATGCCATGGACATGGACATTATAAAAAGGATTGCCCCAACATCAGAGTTTTCACTGCTCAGGAATGGAGGGAAATCAAGGAGGATACCCAACCCAAGATGATCTTAGTAGTAAGAAATGGTAGGGTGGAGGAGGATTGGCCTCCAGTGGCTGAACATGAGCCAGATGGATCTTACAGAGTTGATGAATTTGGCAAAACAGTAAGGTATGAACATAGTACTGATGAAGAAGAGATTGAGGAAGGATTGGAGAAGGTTTTACCTGAGGAAGGCTACTACAACCTGATTATAAGGAGAAGCCTACACACTACTTATGCTGAAGAAGAAAACAACCAGAGGGAAAATATCTTTCAAACAAAGTGTAAGGTAAAAGACCAAGTCTGTGACATGattattgatggaggaagtgaaTCAAACTGTGTTAGCTTGGCTTTAGTGACAGATCTGAATTTGAAAACTAGACCTCATGCACACCCATACAAACTGAAATGGCTGGACAACAATGCTACTGGTACAGTGAGTAAACAATGTTTAATAGGGTTTACTATTGGATCATATAAGGATCAAGTGTTGTGTGATGTGCTAGATATGAATGCTTGCCATGTACTATTGGGTAGACCATGGCAGTATGACAAGAGGAGCATGCACAATGGGTTTACAAACACCTATATCATAAAGCATGAAGGAAAGCTCAAGGAGTTAGTTCCCCTGCCTCCCCACAGAACTGTTCCCCCTCCTGTAAGGGAACCTGTACATTTGATCAGTAGGAAGGTTTGTGAGAGGgaaataaagaataagaatgaGGTATATGTCTTAGTCACTAAGGAAGTAGAGCAAGCAGCAGAAATACCTCAAGCAGTAAAACCCCTGTTACAGCAGTTCAAGGATGTGTTCCCTGATGAGTTGCCTGAAGGCTTGCCTCCTGTAAGGGGAATTGAACACCAAATTGACCTTATACCAGGAGCTCCTTTACCCAATAAACCAGCTTACAGAGCCAATCCCACAGAAACCAAGGAACTACAAAGACAAGTTGAGGAGTTACTACACAAGGGATATGTAAGGGAGAGCCTCAGTCCATGTGCAGTGCCCACTCTGCTTGTACCAAAaaaagatgggacttggaggatgTGCATAGATAGCAGAAGTGTtaacaacataaccatcaaatatAGGTTTCCCATACCTAGGATAGATGATATGTTGGATGAACTATCAGGTGCCCACTGGTTCAGCAAGGTTGACTTAAGGA GAGCCCCCAGCACCTTtatgagattaatgaatgagGTGTTGAGACCTTTTTTGGGAAAATTCATAGTAGTCTATCTTGATGACATCTTGATATACAGCAGAGGATTGAAGGAACATCTTAGTCATTTGCAGCAACTGTTTGAAACTTTGAGGAAACAGAAATTATATGGGAAATTGGAAAAATGCAGTTTCCTTATGAAGGAAGTGGGATTTTTGGGATTCATTATAGGTAAAGATGGGGTGAAGGTTGATCCATCCAAGGTAGAGGCTGTGAAGAACTGGCCTGTTCCTACCTCTGTTACCCAAGTGAGATCTTTCCATGGCCttgcttctttttataggaggttcatTAGAAACTTTAGTACCATTATGGCCCCATAA